A region of Bacillus solimangrovi DNA encodes the following proteins:
- a CDS encoding ABC transporter ATP-binding protein, with amino-acid sequence MVLEVKNISKKFGGIQALTDVSFSVESGEVFGLIGPNGAGKTTMFNIMTAMFSPTSGTITFENQTLTGMKSHDITKIGICRTFQNIRLFPEMTVLENVTVGQHSRTYSGVWSSVFRTKKQQQEESHIRKKARELLELVGLSDYEDTFADNLAYGQQRRLEIARALASEPKLLLLDEPAAGMNEKETNDLFELVQKIKKLGITILLIEHDMPLVMRICDRMAVLNFGKKIAEGAPNEIKNDPVVIEAYLGREEEEELA; translated from the coding sequence ATGGTTCTGGAAGTTAAAAATATTTCAAAAAAGTTCGGAGGTATTCAAGCTTTGACAGATGTCTCTTTTTCAGTAGAAAGTGGGGAAGTCTTTGGACTAATAGGTCCAAATGGTGCTGGTAAAACAACAATGTTTAATATCATGACAGCAATGTTTTCTCCTACTTCTGGTACGATTACTTTTGAAAATCAAACATTAACAGGTATGAAGTCACATGACATTACAAAGATAGGAATTTGTCGAACCTTTCAAAACATACGGCTCTTCCCAGAAATGACTGTACTCGAAAATGTTACTGTAGGACAACATTCCAGAACATATAGTGGGGTATGGTCGAGCGTGTTCAGAACAAAAAAGCAACAACAAGAAGAAAGTCACATACGCAAGAAGGCACGGGAGCTATTAGAGCTGGTTGGTTTAAGTGATTATGAAGATACGTTTGCAGACAACTTAGCATATGGACAGCAACGTAGGCTTGAAATTGCTCGTGCTTTGGCGAGTGAACCAAAGTTATTGTTGTTGGATGAACCAGCAGCAGGGATGAATGAGAAGGAGACGAACGACTTATTTGAGCTAGTACAAAAAATAAAAAAACTAGGGATTACCATTTTATTAATTGAGCATGATATGCCACTTGTAATGAGAATTTGTGATCGAATGGCTGTGTTAAACTTTGGAAAGAAAATCGCTGAAGGCGCACCAAATGAAATTAAAAATGATCCTGTTGTTATTGAAGCCTACCTCGGTCGAGAGGAGGAAGAAGAACTTGCTTAA
- a CDS encoding branched-chain amino acid ABC transporter permease: MLAQMINPYYLQVMSFILINIILGVSIYITLSTGQLSLGHAGFMGIGAYTSAILTINYDVPLVIGIICGAVLASLVGIMIGMPTLRLQGVYLAIATLGFGEVIRVLFVNLEGITQGAIGISSIPHIGREIFKTLREFGFNAQSLGLQNNQFVSIIVFILLLLVTIVLIIFFVRQHHSRVGRAFAAIKMDESAAEAMGINITYYKILAFAQGALVAGFAGALYAHITSYISPSDFAYHRAVEILIFAVFGGSEVIWGPIFGATFLTAMPEVLRELSEYRYMIYGAILVLMMAFRPQGLIDYNMIHKISKFKKKKKQHTNNKTEGESPNHGSGS; the protein is encoded by the coding sequence ATGTTAGCACAAATGATTAACCCATATTATTTACAAGTTATGTCATTTATTCTTATAAATATTATTTTAGGTGTGAGTATCTATATTACATTATCTACTGGACAGCTTTCATTAGGACATGCTGGTTTCATGGGTATTGGTGCTTATACATCTGCAATATTAACAATTAATTATGATGTTCCATTAGTGATCGGTATCATCTGTGGGGCTGTTTTAGCATCTTTAGTAGGAATCATGATAGGTATGCCGACTCTTCGATTACAAGGGGTATATTTAGCAATTGCAACACTAGGATTTGGGGAAGTTATACGCGTTTTATTTGTTAATTTAGAAGGAATAACGCAAGGTGCGATAGGGATTTCTTCGATTCCACATATTGGGCGAGAAATTTTTAAAACATTAAGGGAATTCGGATTTAATGCTCAATCTTTAGGATTACAAAACAATCAGTTCGTAAGTATAATAGTTTTCATCCTCCTTCTGCTTGTTACGATTGTATTAATCATTTTCTTCGTGAGACAACACCATTCTAGAGTTGGACGAGCATTTGCAGCAATTAAAATGGATGAAAGTGCGGCTGAAGCAATGGGTATAAACATTACCTATTATAAGATTCTTGCGTTTGCTCAAGGAGCACTAGTCGCAGGTTTTGCAGGTGCATTATACGCCCATATTACCTCATATATTAGTCCATCTGATTTTGCTTATCATAGAGCTGTTGAAATTCTAATTTTTGCAGTATTTGGTGGAAGTGAAGTAATTTGGGGACCGATATTTGGTGCTACTTTTTTGACTGCAATGCCAGAAGTGTTACGTGAACTTAGTGAGTATCGCTACATGATTTACGGTGCAATTCTCGTATTAATGATGGCTTTTCGTCCACAAGGATTAATTGATTACAATATGATTCATAAGATAAGTAAGTTCAAAAAAAAGAAAAAACAACATACGAACAATAAAACAGAAGGGGAGAGTCCGAACCATGGTTCTGGAAGTTAA
- a CDS encoding response regulator transcription factor, with translation MNILLIGMVIVMNSILVIEDDNDIRELISEFLLTQDYKVMLASDGLEGFNIFQQNDEFNLIIMDVMMPNMDGFQLCQLIRKKSDVPIIMLTALEDDLDQIKGFELGVDDYITKPFSFQILIKRVEAVLRRNNQIKINNLSKLTYKNLLLNLQSFEAYDESELIDLTMKEFELLQILMENIGKVITREVMLDKLWGYNYYGDSRVIDTHIKNLRKKLKGDYIKTVKGLGYKIDE, from the coding sequence ATGAACATATTATTAATAGGCATGGTGATTGTTATGAATTCGATTCTCGTCATTGAAGATGACAACGATATACGCGAACTTATTAGCGAATTTTTGTTGACACAAGATTATAAAGTGATGTTAGCAAGTGATGGACTTGAGGGGTTTAATATATTTCAGCAAAATGACGAGTTTAATCTAATTATTATGGATGTAATGATGCCAAATATGGATGGTTTTCAATTATGTCAATTGATCCGTAAAAAATCTGATGTACCGATTATTATGCTTACTGCATTAGAAGATGATTTGGATCAAATAAAGGGATTTGAGTTAGGTGTGGACGATTACATTACGAAGCCATTTTCTTTTCAGATTCTAATTAAACGAGTCGAAGCTGTGTTAAGAAGAAATAATCAAATTAAAATCAATAATCTGTCAAAACTAACATATAAAAATCTCTTGCTAAATTTACAATCATTTGAAGCATATGATGAGAGTGAACTCATTGATTTAACAATGAAAGAATTTGAGTTGTTACAGATTTTAATGGAGAACATAGGAAAAGTAATTACGAGAGAAGTTATGCTTGATAAGTTATGGGGATACAATTATTACGGGGATTCTAGAGTAATTGATACACATATTAAAAATCTTCGAAAAAAATTAAAGGGAGATTACATTAAAACAGTTAAAGGGCTTGGGTATAAAATTGATGAATAG
- a CDS encoding DUF3900 domain-containing protein produces the protein MDFEIEYLSFFVVEVNKNKEQTDKSYKHFQTLNSETYENSALKGFLDGELMKISKRKVERHPKSTQAPTKIGRFIIEPGYGYDSNPNFNLFNRLRKVTDEPSFQDASNEFVRAYVETSAVRGGALITARAKLSKYFDEPFVFLLKCDFEPKVASITDENSLIHHVEMAITTKNMKSIQYPYMPEEGIIEEGELKIHQSSHANYFEDFLKFVQYEDAMPDIMKNQVMEMVQQHIEQTYEPESQERLSFQNEIEVWEASAEREIREHLTPDQVTEATSQIIEHSPEVDLKMKIDHISIKGLLSDFAEQIHVAKVNDRYVVLIEGDSISFDKQGFSPVEFLRPDELHEVVEKVIKKNQY, from the coding sequence ATGGACTTTGAAATAGAATATTTATCTTTCTTTGTCGTTGAAGTAAACAAAAATAAAGAACAAACAGATAAATCTTACAAGCATTTTCAAACTTTAAATTCGGAAACATATGAAAATAGTGCACTTAAGGGATTTCTAGATGGAGAATTGATGAAAATTAGTAAACGTAAAGTTGAAAGACATCCAAAATCAACACAGGCACCAACGAAAATTGGACGGTTTATTATCGAACCTGGCTATGGATACGATTCAAATCCTAATTTCAATCTCTTTAATCGATTACGTAAAGTAACCGATGAACCTTCATTTCAAGATGCAAGCAATGAATTCGTTAGAGCATATGTAGAAACTAGTGCAGTTCGAGGTGGTGCGTTAATTACAGCTCGTGCAAAACTGAGTAAATATTTTGATGAACCTTTTGTATTCTTATTGAAATGTGATTTTGAACCGAAAGTAGCTTCAATCACAGATGAGAATAGTCTCATTCATCATGTTGAAATGGCAATTACTACAAAGAATATGAAATCGATACAATATCCATATATGCCAGAAGAGGGAATAATAGAAGAAGGAGAACTAAAGATCCACCAATCCTCTCACGCTAATTATTTCGAGGACTTTTTAAAATTTGTTCAATATGAAGATGCGATGCCAGATATAATGAAAAATCAAGTTATGGAAATGGTACAACAGCACATTGAACAAACATATGAACCAGAAAGTCAAGAACGTTTGTCATTTCAAAATGAAATCGAAGTTTGGGAAGCAAGTGCTGAAAGAGAAATTAGAGAGCACTTAACACCAGATCAAGTAACTGAGGCAACATCTCAAATCATAGAACATAGCCCAGAAGTGGACTTAAAAATGAAAATAGACCATATATCAATAAAGGGATTACTCTCAGATTTTGCAGAACAAATTCATGTGGCTAAAGTCAATGACAGATATGTAGTTTTGATTGAAGGGGACTCTATCTCGTTTGACAAGCAAGGGTTCTCTCCAGTCGAGTTTCTTCGACCTGATGAACTACATGAAGTTGTTGAAAAGGTTATTAAAAAGAATCAATATTAA
- a CDS encoding sensor histidine kinase yields the protein MNRFFTHVKKKGIVTKIFIITTALLLITSLIIYFAIYIFLPGFYKEYKVSRLEMGLSDLVKEAEDSGLGEFFSLIDELEQEHNASVTIYTPDKKYGFYIPSKDLHYQGSFEQHVLEQFVSIEDDQDFILSVRQTLQPVDEAQRAILNFLPYLISINIIISVIAALFYAKMLSKPLLEVNSVAKKMAQLDFSTKSEYKSKDELGELSDSLNYMASSLQRTMRNLHDANEKLKEEIEHERKIEEERKDLFATISHELKSPITIVKGQLEGMIYNIGVYKDRDSYLKRAFESMEHLEGLVREILHLTKIDQVGFNTTISETNISESIENIVDSFHFYTSEKHLDVKFVSKEEIIIQTDKKLVEKALRNIIHNAMMYSPNGADIRITCIEEATTVHIHVFNSHVKIEEDQIDIIFEPFKRLEKSRNRNTGGSGLGLYLVKRIFEQLNIQYALTNEQDGVMFSIRIPKTE from the coding sequence ATGAATAGATTTTTTACTCATGTAAAGAAAAAAGGTATCGTTACTAAAATTTTTATCATAACGACGGCATTGTTGTTAATTACTTCATTAATTATTTATTTTGCAATTTATATTTTTCTACCTGGCTTTTATAAAGAATATAAGGTGAGCAGGTTAGAGATGGGTTTATCAGATCTTGTTAAGGAAGCAGAGGACAGCGGTTTAGGTGAATTTTTCTCTTTAATTGACGAACTAGAACAGGAGCATAATGCATCCGTTACAATATATACCCCTGATAAAAAGTATGGTTTTTATATACCTTCAAAAGACTTGCATTATCAAGGTTCCTTTGAGCAACATGTATTAGAACAGTTTGTTTCTATAGAAGATGATCAAGATTTTATTTTAAGTGTAAGGCAAACACTGCAGCCAGTTGATGAAGCACAAAGAGCTATTTTGAATTTTTTACCATATTTAATATCCATCAATATAATTATTTCGGTTATTGCTGCACTGTTCTATGCAAAGATGTTATCGAAACCGTTACTTGAGGTTAATTCTGTGGCAAAAAAAATGGCTCAACTTGATTTCTCTACTAAAAGTGAATATAAATCAAAGGATGAGTTGGGAGAATTATCAGATAGCTTGAATTATATGGCATCTAGTTTGCAAAGAACGATGAGGAACTTACATGATGCAAATGAGAAGTTAAAAGAAGAGATTGAACATGAGCGAAAGATAGAGGAAGAGAGAAAAGATTTATTTGCAACAATTTCACATGAACTAAAGTCCCCCATTACGATTGTAAAAGGACAATTGGAAGGTATGATATACAATATTGGAGTCTATAAGGACCGTGACAGTTATTTAAAACGTGCTTTTGAAAGTATGGAGCATTTAGAAGGGCTTGTCAGGGAAATCTTACATTTAACGAAAATAGACCAAGTAGGATTCAATACAACGATATCTGAAACGAATATTTCAGAAAGTATAGAAAATATAGTAGACTCTTTTCATTTTTATACTTCTGAGAAACATCTGGATGTCAAGTTTGTATCAAAAGAAGAGATTATTATTCAAACCGACAAAAAACTTGTAGAGAAAGCGTTGCGTAATATTATTCATAATGCGATGATGTATTCGCCAAATGGTGCTGATATTCGTATAACGTGTATAGAAGAGGCGACAACAGTTCATATTCATGTATTTAACTCACATGTGAAAATTGAAGAAGACCAAATCGATATAATTTTTGAGCCATTTAAGAGGTTAGAAAAGTCGAGAAATCGTAATACTGGTGGAAGCGGTCTCGGATTGTATTTAGTTAAACGTATTTTTGAACAGTTAAATATTCAATATGCATTAACAAATGAACAAGATGGAGTTATGTTCTCTATTCGTATTCCTAAAACTGAATAA
- a CDS encoding ABC transporter substrate-binding protein — MSKKCKAIFSILTVISFIIVSACSSGSNSEKTSAPSEDGIVNAKIGVISWLTGAGAGYGEAITNGFKLATNEINEKGEVHIELITEDSAGKQEQALSSAQKLMNSENVSAILGPTLSTEMKVVAPEADLNGVPIMGTSTTATGIPQIGEYVFRNSIPESLAIPASIDKAVKAYDVKKVAIIYGNDDVFTKSGFDTMKQVAEEMGLEITTIETFQKGQADYNAQLTKIKGTNPDLILASALYNEGAVIMNQARKMGIDVPFVGGNGFNSPEVISIAGDASNGLIVATPWYGGSEDEKVQEFVRKYTEAYGKEPDQFAAQAYDAMYILADALKRATSSDREQIRNALAETGGFEGILGEMSFDEDGDIVMNPTVLVIKGGTFQLFE, encoded by the coding sequence ATGAGTAAGAAATGTAAAGCGATATTTTCTATCCTAACTGTAATATCATTTATTATTGTTTCTGCATGTAGTAGTGGCTCAAATAGTGAAAAAACATCTGCACCAAGTGAAGATGGTATTGTGAATGCCAAAATAGGGGTGATTTCATGGTTAACAGGAGCTGGTGCAGGGTATGGCGAAGCAATTACAAATGGTTTTAAATTAGCTACAAACGAAATTAATGAGAAAGGTGAAGTACATATTGAATTAATTACTGAAGATTCGGCTGGAAAGCAGGAACAAGCATTATCATCAGCCCAAAAACTGATGAACTCAGAAAATGTTTCAGCAATACTAGGACCAACGCTGAGTACTGAAATGAAAGTCGTTGCTCCAGAAGCTGATTTAAATGGTGTGCCGATTATGGGCACATCAACAACTGCTACTGGAATTCCACAAATTGGTGAATATGTATTTAGGAATTCAATTCCTGAATCATTGGCGATTCCTGCATCAATTGATAAAGCAGTTAAAGCCTATGATGTGAAAAAAGTTGCAATTATATACGGAAATGATGACGTTTTCACAAAGTCAGGATTTGATACGATGAAACAAGTTGCTGAAGAAATGGGATTAGAAATAACGACGATTGAAACATTCCAAAAAGGTCAAGCAGATTACAATGCGCAATTAACTAAAATTAAAGGGACGAACCCAGATCTAATTTTAGCATCTGCCTTATATAATGAGGGGGCAGTTATTATGAACCAAGCAAGAAAAATGGGGATCGATGTTCCGTTTGTAGGTGGAAATGGTTTCAACTCACCTGAAGTGATTAGTATTGCAGGTGATGCATCAAATGGCTTAATCGTAGCAACGCCATGGTACGGGGGAAGTGAAGACGAAAAAGTTCAAGAATTTGTTCGTAAATATACAGAAGCATATGGGAAGGAACCGGATCAATTTGCTGCACAAGCATATGATGCCATGTACATTTTAGCTGATGCACTCAAAAGAGCTACTAGTAGTGATCGTGAACAGATTCGAAATGCGTTAGCAGAGACAGGTGGTTTTGAAGGAATCTTAGGCGAAATGTCCTTTGATGAAGATGGAGATATTGTTATGAATCCGACTGTACTAGTAATTAAAGGTGGTACATTCCAACTATTTGAATAA
- a CDS encoding branched-chain amino acid ABC transporter permease, with product MFLEQLINGLTLGSIYAIVALGYTLVFGVLGIINMAHGEIFMFGAFMGVVITYTLELPLVLAFAVAIVITGILGLFLEWLALRPLRGKKGVSHLAPLISTIGVSIFLENLAHHLFGAGNHPFRTSFSELSFQIGSVTVYAVQLVIFIIAIILMVGLSFWLSKTKAGKALRACAEDLDAASLLGVNTKKMITMTVIIASAMGGIAGVLVGMAFNSVTPQMGLSMGLKGLAIIILGGMGSIRGAMFGGLILGLSETMIVVFGESGYRDAIAFVAIIIILLVRPQGLFGQAEPEARR from the coding sequence ATGTTTTTAGAGCAGCTAATCAATGGGTTAACTTTAGGAAGCATTTATGCAATTGTTGCGTTAGGATACACACTTGTATTTGGTGTCTTAGGAATTATCAATATGGCACATGGAGAAATTTTTATGTTTGGAGCTTTTATGGGCGTAGTCATCACATATACGTTAGAGCTCCCGCTAGTTTTAGCGTTTGCTGTGGCAATTGTTATTACTGGTATTTTAGGGCTATTTCTAGAGTGGTTGGCATTGCGACCTCTGCGCGGAAAAAAAGGTGTATCACATTTAGCGCCATTAATTAGTACGATTGGAGTATCTATCTTTTTAGAAAACTTAGCACACCATCTGTTTGGTGCAGGTAATCACCCGTTTCGTACTTCGTTTTCTGAATTGAGTTTTCAAATAGGCTCAGTAACAGTATACGCCGTTCAATTAGTCATTTTTATAATTGCAATTATTCTTATGGTAGGACTATCTTTCTGGTTATCAAAAACAAAGGCTGGTAAAGCACTTCGTGCATGTGCTGAGGATTTGGACGCAGCGAGTCTGTTAGGTGTTAATACGAAAAAAATGATTACAATGACTGTAATAATCGCCTCAGCAATGGGAGGAATTGCAGGAGTTCTTGTTGGAATGGCATTCAATTCTGTAACCCCACAAATGGGATTATCGATGGGATTGAAAGGGCTTGCAATAATTATTTTAGGTGGCATGGGCAGTATCCGGGGTGCGATGTTTGGTGGTTTAATTCTCGGTCTATCAGAGACAATGATCGTTGTTTTTGGTGAATCAGGTTACCGTGATGCGATTGCATTTGTAGCAATTATAATAATTTTACTCGTTCGTCCACAAGGATTATTTGGACAAGCTGAGCCTGAGGCGAGGAGGTGA
- a CDS encoding DNA alkylation repair protein — protein MEPIKNTYNETFINKVAESILNYDSKFQKKEFHMLVFNNDWDNYELKERMNHVTKCLHDCLPKDFESAISIIMKVAPDYSFSYGFAPMIFPNYVEMYGLENWDVSINALELFTKYSSSEFAVRPFIIKDKERMMSKMLQWAQDDNHHVRRLASEGCRTRLPWAISLPEFKKDPTMIIPILQLLKNDSEEYVRRSVANNLNDISKDHPELVLTIAKDWYGQSKTTDWIVKHGLRTLLKSGHTEALQIFGFDNPKHIDVKNLNITNQKVQIGNQLSFSFIIHKNNEEHAKLRLEYAIYFMRANGKLTKKVFKISEREFTQADERINRNHSFKLITTRKYYPGIHKLSIIVNGVEKSVEQFELMNASEK, from the coding sequence ATGGAACCCATTAAAAATACATATAATGAAACCTTCATCAATAAGGTTGCAGAATCTATTTTAAATTATGATTCAAAGTTTCAAAAAAAAGAATTCCATATGTTAGTTTTCAATAACGACTGGGATAATTATGAATTAAAGGAAAGAATGAATCATGTAACAAAGTGCTTACATGATTGCCTTCCGAAAGATTTTGAATCTGCAATATCAATAATAATGAAAGTGGCTCCTGATTATTCGTTTTCTTATGGATTTGCTCCAATGATATTTCCTAACTATGTAGAAATGTATGGATTAGAGAATTGGGATGTTTCAATCAATGCATTAGAATTATTCACAAAATATTCTTCATCAGAATTTGCAGTTCGACCATTCATCATAAAAGATAAAGAAAGAATGATGAGCAAAATGCTACAGTGGGCACAAGATGATAATCATCACGTTCGTAGACTTGCAAGTGAAGGTTGTCGAACTAGATTACCTTGGGCAATTTCTTTACCTGAGTTTAAAAAAGATCCAACTATGATTATTCCAATTTTACAATTGTTAAAAAACGATTCTGAGGAATATGTTAGAAGAAGTGTAGCGAACAACTTAAATGACATTTCTAAAGACCATCCTGAACTCGTACTAACTATTGCTAAAGATTGGTATGGACAATCAAAGACAACCGATTGGATAGTAAAACATGGCCTTAGAACATTGCTAAAATCAGGACATACAGAGGCATTACAAATTTTTGGTTTCGATAACCCTAAACATATTGATGTAAAAAACTTAAACATAACTAATCAAAAGGTTCAGATTGGGAACCAACTATCTTTTTCATTTATAATTCACAAAAATAATGAAGAACATGCTAAATTAAGACTTGAATATGCTATTTATTTCATGAGAGCAAATGGGAAATTAACAAAGAAAGTATTTAAAATATCTGAAAGAGAATTCACACAAGCTGATGAACGAATAAATCGTAATCATTCATTCAAACTCATTACAACTCGTAAGTACTACCCTGGAATTCATAAATTATCTATAATAGTGAACGGTGTAGAAAAGTCAGTTGAACAATTTGAATTAATGAATGCATCTGAAAAATAA
- a CDS encoding HAAS signaling domain-containing protein, producing MNKHEFFLNLEHLLAPIPEYDRKEIIYDYEEHFEVGMENGKSENELIAELGSPQMIARDLLSDYRIERAEKDKSVKNLSRAIFETISLSLLNIVFVLGPVIGLIGVFVSLCATSIILTLSPVLMIVSILIGNSFGDVFTNIFVAITLCSLGLIMGIGMIHVGKFFYNMILRYIKFNIQIVKGGKRA from the coding sequence ATGAACAAACATGAGTTTTTTCTAAATCTTGAACACTTACTTGCGCCAATCCCAGAGTATGATCGAAAAGAAATTATTTATGATTACGAAGAACATTTTGAAGTTGGGATGGAAAATGGAAAATCAGAAAACGAACTAATTGCTGAATTAGGATCTCCACAAATGATTGCACGTGATTTATTGTCCGATTATCGAATTGAGCGAGCTGAAAAGGATAAATCAGTGAAAAATTTATCACGTGCCATTTTTGAAACGATAAGTCTTAGTTTATTAAATATTGTATTTGTATTAGGGCCAGTTATAGGGTTAATCGGTGTATTTGTAAGCTTATGTGCAACTTCTATTATCTTAACGTTATCACCAGTATTAATGATTGTTTCAATCTTAATTGGAAATTCATTTGGAGATGTGTTTACTAATATTTTTGTTGCGATCACCTTATGTAGTCTAGGGTTAATAATGGGTATTGGTATGATTCATGTTGGAAAGTTTTTTTATAATATGATTCTTCGTTACATTAAATTCAATATTCAAATTGTAAAAGGAGGAAAAAGAGCATGA
- a CDS encoding ABC transporter ATP-binding protein — protein MLNVRNIHTYYGNIQALKGVTIEVPKGSIVTILGANGAGKTTTMKTIAGVLKPKQGTVEFLNKDMTLYRPDQLVEEGIALVPEGRAILSGMTVLENLEMGAYTRKDGEVSKDLEKVMDRFPILRERKSQLGGTLSGGQQQMLAIARALMSKPKLLLLDEPSMGLAPLIVQDIFEIVKEINNEGTTVLLVEQNARQALKIADYAYVLEIGKVVKEGPAIELLEDTSIKEAYLGH, from the coding sequence TTGCTTAATGTTAGAAATATTCATACTTATTATGGAAATATCCAAGCGTTAAAGGGAGTAACAATTGAAGTTCCTAAAGGGAGTATCGTTACGATACTTGGTGCAAATGGAGCTGGAAAAACAACAACAATGAAAACAATTGCTGGTGTATTAAAACCGAAACAAGGAACTGTTGAGTTTCTAAATAAAGATATGACATTGTATCGTCCTGATCAGCTTGTTGAAGAGGGGATTGCTCTAGTGCCAGAAGGGCGTGCAATTCTTTCAGGTATGACTGTATTAGAAAACCTTGAAATGGGTGCATATACTCGTAAAGATGGTGAAGTAAGCAAGGATTTAGAAAAAGTAATGGATCGTTTTCCAATTTTAAGGGAACGTAAATCGCAATTAGGTGGTACACTTTCAGGTGGTCAACAACAAATGCTTGCAATTGCTAGAGCATTGATGTCCAAGCCAAAGTTATTACTATTGGATGAACCTTCGATGGGACTTGCACCACTTATCGTACAAGACATTTTCGAAATTGTAAAAGAAATAAATAACGAAGGTACAACAGTATTACTCGTTGAGCAAAATGCAAGACAGGCGTTAAAAATTGCTGATTATGCATACGTTCTAGAAATTGGTAAAGTTGTTAAAGAAGGACCAGCAATAGAATTGTTAGAAGATACGAGCATTAAGGAAGCATATTTAGGTCATTAG
- the fbpA gene encoding Fur-regulated basic protein FbpA, with translation MNKLRALTLAGAITLSSLSSNSVVAHSEENSDTLKTAYTNESDENISLQETEGKSKAENKQVDKLSLTFDLETAENSLNDEIELSESEKDDWISLLIDNGIFKSPDNRHLYELNEVELLNLIETI, from the coding sequence ATGAACAAACTTAGAGCACTTACATTAGCAGGAGCAATTACATTAAGTAGCCTTAGTTCAAATAGTGTAGTTGCACATAGTGAAGAGAATTCTGATACATTAAAAACTGCATATACTAACGAATCTGATGAAAATATATCTCTTCAAGAGACAGAAGGAAAATCTAAAGCAGAAAATAAACAAGTTGATAAACTTTCATTAACATTTGATTTGGAAACAGCTGAAAACTCATTGAATGACGAAATCGAACTTTCTGAATCAGAAAAGGACGATTGGATTTCACTACTCATAGATAATGGTATTTTCAAATCACCTGATAATCGTCACCTTTATGAACTCAATGAAGTTGAATTATTAAATTTAATAGAAACAATTTAA
- a CDS encoding PadR family transcriptional regulator, with protein MNVQFKKGVLELCVLILISKKDQYGYELAQNISNKIQMAEGTLYPLLRRLTKEEYVTTYLAESTEGPPRKYYSMTSKGNDYMIMLIKEWEQFSRAVNLFIKEGIENEQT; from the coding sequence GTGAATGTCCAATTTAAAAAAGGTGTTTTAGAACTATGTGTACTAATTCTAATATCGAAGAAAGATCAATACGGTTATGAATTAGCTCAAAATATATCGAATAAAATTCAAATGGCGGAAGGGACATTATATCCTTTATTAAGAAGATTGACTAAAGAAGAATATGTCACAACTTATCTGGCAGAGTCAACTGAAGGTCCCCCAAGAAAGTACTATTCAATGACATCTAAAGGTAACGATTACATGATTATGTTAATTAAAGAGTGGGAACAATTCTCGAGGGCTGTAAATCTATTTATTAAGGAGGGGATAGAAAATGAACAAACATGA